A window of the Schlesneria paludicola DSM 18645 genome harbors these coding sequences:
- a CDS encoding cytochrome ubiquinol oxidase subunit I codes for MSDGLPWHRIQFAFSITYHYLFPQLTMGLALLILVIKFLALRTGEESYNEVARFWARIFALNFAMGVVTGIPLEFQFGTNWARFSNFAGEIVGHTLAMEGIFAFFLESSFLGLFLYGEKRMSPQRHFATAFALFLGSWLSGYFIIVTNAFMQHPVGYSLGEDGRLHLANLMEYLLNPWALWQYAHNMMASVVTASFVVAAVGAYWSLLGANARHAWICLKVGIIAGAISILLVAFPTGDQQGKMLSEKQPVTLAAMEGLFEGGPYAELAIIGQPNVAELKLENPIVVPGVLSFLAYGTFGSKVKGLNDYPQDQWPDNVELLYYSYHIMVGLGTLLTLVMGVASFLLWQGRLLQTRAMLWVLMLSFPFPYIATTAGWWTAELGRQPWIIHGLMRTADAGSLKVNPGDVVFTLLGFAGLYLLLGLLFVINVLKEINRGPVALK; via the coding sequence ATGAGTGATGGATTGCCCTGGCACAGAATTCAGTTCGCATTTTCGATTACGTATCACTATCTGTTTCCTCAACTGACCATGGGGCTCGCGTTGCTGATTTTGGTCATTAAGTTTCTGGCACTTCGCACGGGTGAGGAGTCGTACAACGAGGTCGCCCGATTCTGGGCTCGCATCTTTGCACTCAACTTCGCCATGGGTGTCGTGACTGGAATTCCACTCGAATTTCAATTCGGCACGAACTGGGCCCGCTTCTCGAACTTCGCAGGGGAAATTGTCGGGCACACGTTAGCAATGGAAGGAATTTTTGCGTTCTTTCTTGAATCCTCATTTCTTGGACTCTTTCTGTATGGCGAAAAACGAATGAGTCCCCAACGGCACTTTGCCACAGCTTTTGCCCTATTCCTTGGTTCTTGGCTATCCGGCTATTTCATCATCGTGACAAATGCCTTCATGCAACATCCAGTTGGGTATTCGTTAGGAGAAGATGGCAGATTGCATTTGGCGAATCTGATGGAATACTTGCTGAACCCTTGGGCATTATGGCAATACGCCCACAATATGATGGCCTCGGTCGTGACGGCTTCGTTCGTCGTCGCAGCTGTCGGAGCTTACTGGTCCCTATTGGGCGCGAATGCCAGGCATGCATGGATTTGCTTGAAGGTCGGCATTATCGCAGGGGCGATCTCAATTCTCCTTGTCGCCTTTCCTACGGGTGATCAACAAGGAAAGATGCTGTCCGAAAAGCAGCCTGTGACCTTGGCCGCAATGGAAGGCTTGTTTGAAGGCGGGCCTTATGCAGAACTTGCGATCATCGGGCAGCCCAATGTCGCGGAACTCAAACTCGAGAACCCGATCGTCGTTCCGGGAGTCCTGAGTTTCCTTGCGTATGGTACGTTTGGCAGCAAGGTCAAAGGACTCAACGACTATCCCCAGGACCAATGGCCTGACAACGTCGAGCTGCTCTACTACAGCTATCACATCATGGTCGGGCTTGGCACATTGTTGACACTGGTGATGGGAGTCGCATCGTTCCTGCTCTGGCAAGGGCGACTACTGCAAACCCGAGCGATGCTGTGGGTTCTGATGCTGTCATTTCCCTTTCCTTATATCGCCACGACCGCCGGCTGGTGGACTGCGGAACTTGGTCGGCAACCTTGGATTATCCACGGATTGATGCGGACGGCTGATGCAGGCTCGTTGAAAGTCAATCCCGGAGATGTCGTCTTCACGCTGCTGGGATTTGCGGGGTTGTACTTACTTCTTGGGCTGTTGTTCGTGATCAACGTACTGAAAGAAATCAATCGTGGCCCGGTGGCGCTTAAGTAG
- a CDS encoding DUF7009 family protein: MLAAVNAPEDFSGKSTMKLRIKGTAIRLRRDRKGLDELVTTDQTQEALRLGPGRSVAFSCSVEIGNAHRGQPRANYGSGRLVLFIDGSDAREWRGSDRVGFDHEQVAENAMMRIILERDFACFDRPSGDESDDAYAFQNPSDAC, encoded by the coding sequence ATGCTCGCCGCAGTCAATGCCCCTGAAGATTTCAGCGGAAAGAGCACCATGAAATTGAGGATCAAGGGAACTGCGATTCGATTGCGACGTGATCGTAAGGGCCTCGATGAGTTGGTCACAACTGATCAAACCCAGGAAGCGTTAAGGCTTGGCCCTGGACGCTCAGTCGCTTTCAGCTGTTCCGTCGAAATTGGAAATGCTCATCGTGGACAGCCCCGGGCCAATTACGGCAGTGGAAGGCTCGTGCTGTTCATCGACGGAAGCGATGCCAGAGAATGGCGCGGTAGTGACCGCGTCGGATTCGATCATGAACAGGTCGCCGAGAATGCCATGATGCGAATCATCTTAGAGAGAGATTTTGCATGCTTCGACCGCCCGAGCGGCGACGAGTCGGATGACGCGTACGCATTTCAAAATCCGTCAGACGCATGCTGA
- the cydB gene encoding cytochrome d ubiquinol oxidase subunit II, with protein MEAVWFVIIAAMLAIYAVLDGFDFGVGIMHHFVARNDEERRIVLAAIGPIWDGNEVWLIAAGGALFMAFPLTYSTAFSGFYLALMIVLWLLILRGLAIAFRSHQENLVWRQFWDAVFSCASIALAVVFGATLGNLVRGVPLDADGLNAMPLFTSFMPGPQPGVFDCYTVLVGLFTLVALAGHGALFLVWRTSGPVHARSQTYAAAIWRCIVVLWALVTLATLWVQRDLFITLVNRPWSVLFVSLAIGGIWGVFHFMNSKRELAAFASSSAFLLGLIAATMIGNFPFWLRSTIDSSFGLTAYNTASSSSSLRTALSWWLVGIILIAGYFTVLFRSIREKVDARELGNPH; from the coding sequence ATGGAGGCCGTTTGGTTCGTGATTATCGCTGCAATGCTCGCGATTTACGCTGTTTTGGACGGGTTCGATTTTGGGGTGGGCATCATGCATCACTTTGTGGCGCGTAACGATGAGGAACGGCGAATCGTTCTTGCGGCAATCGGCCCCATTTGGGATGGCAACGAAGTGTGGTTGATTGCGGCAGGCGGAGCCCTCTTCATGGCCTTTCCCCTGACCTACTCGACTGCCTTCAGCGGCTTTTACCTGGCACTGATGATTGTACTTTGGCTCTTGATCCTTCGCGGGCTCGCGATTGCATTCCGATCTCATCAGGAGAATCTGGTGTGGCGGCAGTTCTGGGATGCCGTCTTTTCCTGCGCGTCGATAGCCCTCGCGGTCGTCTTCGGTGCGACGCTCGGGAATCTGGTTCGCGGTGTCCCACTTGATGCCGATGGATTAAATGCGATGCCACTCTTCACGAGTTTCATGCCTGGTCCTCAGCCGGGCGTCTTCGACTGCTATACCGTTCTGGTAGGGCTATTTACCCTTGTCGCCTTGGCCGGTCATGGTGCGCTGTTTCTTGTGTGGAGAACCAGCGGACCAGTTCACGCGCGTAGCCAGACTTATGCCGCGGCGATCTGGCGTTGCATTGTTGTTCTTTGGGCTCTTGTGACGTTGGCCACCCTATGGGTTCAGCGAGATCTTTTCATCACCCTTGTGAATCGCCCCTGGTCCGTGCTCTTTGTATCACTCGCAATCGGAGGTATCTGGGGCGTATTTCATTTTATGAATTCCAAAAGAGAATTGGCCGCCTTTGCTTCGTCATCTGCATTTCTCTTAGGCTTGATCGCCGCAACAATGATCGGGAATTTTCCGTTCTGGTTGCGGTCGACGATTGATTCCTCATTTGGCCTCACGGCTTACAACACCGCCTCGTCCTCTTCAAGCTTGAGGACAGCTCTGAGTTGGTGGCTTGTCGGCATCATTCTGATCGCTGGCTACTTCACCGTCCTTTTCCGCTCGATTCGTGAAAAGGTCGACGCACGTGAACTCGGAAATCCGCACTGA
- the fdhD gene encoding formate dehydrogenase accessory sulfurtransferase FdhD, whose amino-acid sequence MRLYSASVTTVPIISVDNVTNSAEEDELSIEEPLEIELLLHGTDGIRPYSIAVTMRTPGNDVELAAGFLFTEGMIQSENDLVDIQSTSSNVVQATLKPSVRIDAAKFNRHSFVSSSCGVCGKRTIAAVFTARRYQVNHGAPRVRTEVIHGLPGTQREAQANFHRTGGLHASALFDESGNLLSLFEDVGRHNALDKLIGSELLEGKLPLIDRLLLVSGRASFELIQKAAMAGIPVVAAVGAPSSLAVSLARETSMTLLGFVRDNRFNVYSDAGRFGEGR is encoded by the coding sequence ATGCGACTTTACAGCGCCAGCGTCACGACGGTGCCAATCATCAGCGTCGACAACGTCACGAATTCTGCCGAAGAAGATGAACTGTCGATTGAAGAGCCTCTGGAGATTGAGTTGTTACTTCATGGAACTGATGGAATACGTCCGTATTCCATCGCCGTCACGATGCGTACGCCTGGAAACGATGTCGAATTAGCGGCTGGCTTCTTATTCACTGAAGGAATGATCCAGAGCGAAAATGATCTTGTCGACATTCAATCCACCTCCTCCAATGTCGTTCAAGCGACGTTAAAGCCGTCAGTGCGAATCGATGCCGCAAAATTCAACCGGCACTCATTTGTCTCGTCGAGTTGCGGAGTCTGCGGCAAGCGAACCATCGCTGCTGTCTTCACCGCAAGACGATATCAGGTGAACCATGGAGCCCCACGTGTCAGGACCGAAGTGATTCACGGATTGCCAGGGACGCAACGTGAAGCGCAAGCCAATTTCCATCGAACTGGAGGCCTTCATGCGTCGGCGTTGTTTGATGAGTCAGGCAATCTCCTTTCCTTATTCGAAGACGTGGGCCGACACAACGCACTCGACAAATTGATCGGCTCCGAACTACTCGAAGGCAAATTGCCATTAATCGACAGACTGCTGTTGGTCAGTGGGCGAGCCAGCTTCGAACTCATTCAAAAAGCGGCCATGGCCGGTATACCGGTGGTGGCCGCCGTCGGTGCACCATCAAGTCTCGCAGTCAGTTTGGCTCGAGAGACTTCAATGACCTTGCTCGGTTTCGTTCGGGACAACCGGTTCAATGTTTATTCAGACGCGGGACGATTCGGGGAAGGCAGGTGA